The following proteins come from a genomic window of SAR202 cluster bacterium:
- a CDS encoding sulfurtransferase, whose amino-acid sequence MTQSNRNNTPLVSTQWVAEHLNDPNVIIVELNTDLAAGYNQAHIPGAAGWDVHVDIEDQLRRDVPNIAQFEQLMGRSGIDNATTVVLYGDGRNRSATWAFWVLKYYSHSDVRLMNGGRDKWLADGLPTTTDLPARPARVYRAGAPDRSLRAMRDYVLQNLGNPSFKLLDTRTTEEFNGQSRPGHSESDIYRKGRIPGALHVPWDEAVGEDGGFKPLEELRSLYAGFLPKQEIISYCRLGIRASYSWFVLSQLLGYPRVRVYDGSWTEWGNSSGVPIER is encoded by the coding sequence GTGACGCAATCCAACCGCAATAACACCCCGCTCGTCAGCACCCAGTGGGTTGCCGAGCACCTGAACGACCCTAACGTCATAATCGTTGAGCTTAACACCGACCTGGCTGCCGGGTATAACCAGGCCCACATCCCCGGCGCCGCCGGCTGGGACGTCCACGTGGACATTGAGGACCAGCTGAGGCGGGACGTGCCGAATATCGCCCAGTTCGAGCAGCTCATGGGCCGCTCCGGCATCGATAATGCCACAACCGTGGTGCTCTACGGCGACGGCAGGAACAGATCTGCGACGTGGGCGTTCTGGGTGCTCAAGTACTACAGCCACTCAGACGTGCGCCTGATGAACGGCGGCCGAGACAAGTGGCTCGCGGACGGCCTGCCGACGACCACGGACCTGCCGGCCCGCCCAGCGCGCGTCTACAGGGCAGGCGCGCCTGACAGGAGCCTGAGGGCAATGCGGGACTACGTACTCCAGAACCTGGGCAACCCATCCTTCAAGCTCCTGGACACCCGCACAACGGAGGAGTTCAACGGGCAATCGCGTCCCGGACATTCGGAGTCCGATATCTATCGCAAGGGGCGCATTCCCGGCGCCTTGCACGTCCCATGGGACGAGGCAGTTGGCGAGGACGGCGGCTTCAAACCCCTGGAAGAGCTGCGCAGCCTCTACGCTGGATTTTTGCCGAAACAGGAGATCATCTCGTACTGCCGGCTCGGCATCCGCGCCTCATATAGCTGGTTCGTGCTGTCACAACTCCTCGGCTACCCGCGCGTGAGGGTCTACGACGGCTCCTGGACGGAGTGGGGCAACTCCTCCGGCGTCCCCATCGAGCGGTGA